From Candidatus Bathyarchaeota archaeon:
TATGTTACCTTACCATTCGTAAATTGAGCTTCAGGATCCATGCCGCAGACGTTTTCTCCCACAATTATCATGGCGCCTGAAAGGGCTGCGCCTATTGCTAAGCCTTCCCAGTTAAGTCTTGCAACGTCGGTGGAACCGAAGGCACCGCACAGTATAGGGATTTTAAGCGGTATGCCTCCAACTTTTGTTTCAATGTTCACATTTGGGAAAAGCGCTAAATCTGAGTTCTCTTCTATGCCAATAGCTTCAAACAAACCTGCCTGTATGTTGAAATGGGACCAGTCTAGCCCAAAGTCTTTTAGTGCCCCGGCAGTGCTATATCCGAATTGCACCGGTTCCGGATATAAGGCTTCTCTTCCTCTAAAGGCAGATAGGCTGATCTCACACATCACTGGACAATCGCGAATACAAATGGGGCACATTCCACTTGTTGGACTTGTGTCTTTAACTCGTGTTGTTGTTCCAGTGGTTGATTTTCCGTTTAAATACGAACTGTTTCTGAATACGCGTTCAGTCATTTCACATCACCCTTTTTGAATCTCAAATTATTCGCCAATTGAGCTCAGCTATTTATGCCGAGATTCGATATAAACTTGTTGTAAATCATTTATATACTAGATGATGAATGCTTTAGAATAAATGAAATATATTGCTGAGGGATGCTATGAAAAAGTATTCGGGGCATAGGCGGGTTCAACGTACAGGAAGAGATTCATATATAATATCTTTGCCAAAAAATTGGGTTCGAGAGGTAGGCCTAGACAAAGGAAGCGAAGTAGCGTTCAAAGTGTTAGATGACGCATCTTTAATTCTGATTCCAAGCAAGTTAGAGGAGAAAAAACTCGAGGAAACCAAATTAAAAGAATATCAAGTCATTGTAGAACCTAACGATGACATTCCATCGCTATACCGCAAGATAAAAGCTCTATATGTTTCAGGTGCAGAGCTAATACGAATTCGTTTAAAAAGCAAGAATAACATTTTGAAGTTTAAAACAGCAATAAACAACCTTGTTAGGGACACCCTTTTAGGCTCCGAAATTATTGATGAAACACCCACCGAGTTTGTGATCCAAATTTTGATAAAACATCCAGAGTTTCCGGTTGAAAAGGCCATTAGACGAATGGCCGTTATTGCCCTTTCAGCGCACATGGACGCTCTTTCGATGCTGAAGGACATGGATGAAAGTTTGATTCAAAACGTGATAAGCGCTTACAATGATGTTAACAGATTGAACCTTTACGTCGTTCGACAACTAAAATTCGGCGTGGAGCGAAACTTGTTCCGAGAACTTGGATTTAAGACTCCCAAAGAATTTCTTGCAGATAGAATAGTTGTTAATGACGTTAAAGGCGTAGCTGAAAACGCTAGAAACATTTTAAATAATATAGTTGCCCTTAAAAAGATGGTTGAAAATCAAACTCTTTTTCTTAAGGAGTTAATAGACGAGGAGATTTACTTACAAATTCTTAATTTCAACTCTTTGGCAAGCAGACTATTTGAAGAGGCATTAAGTGCAACATTCAAATGGGATTACAAACAAGCTGACAACATAATTTCCAAAACTGAGTCCCTTGTAACTCTTGAAAATGACATCATAACCCTGATATCCAGCAAAAAGCTGGACCCGAACATTTCAGCAATTTTCAGGCTGACTTTTGATAACTGCCGAAGAATTATTGAATACGCACGGAACATTGCGGAGGTGACGTTAAACAAATCAGTTGAGGAAATAAGTTCGAAGAAAAGTCCATAAAAACTTATATGCTGTAAAGAATTCGTATTTGTTAAATAACCTTTTAACCTCTTAACCGCTAAACTATAGCTACAAGGAGGCTAGCATTTTTGAGTTTCGAAATGTGGGCTGAGAAATACAGGCCAAAAACGTTAGATGACATGGTAAACCAGAAAGAAATAGTTGAACGGCTAAAGAGCTTTGTTAAATCGAGAAACGTACCCCATTGCATTTTCGCTGGACCACCTGGAACAGGGAAAACAACTGCAGCATTATGTTTAGCACGAGATCTCTACGGTGAGGGTTACAGAGAGCACATAATGGAATTGAATGCCAGCGATGAGAGAGGCATCGACGTAGTACGGGAAACTGTTAAAACCTTTGCAAGGGTGCGTTCCATCGGTGAGGTTCCCTTTAAAATAATGATTTTGGATGAAGCGGACAACATGACAGCAGATGCTCAACAAGCCTTAAGACGGACCATGGAGCGGTACACGGAAACGTGCCGTTTCATATTGTGCGCTAATTACAGTGGGAAAATAATAGAGCCCATACAGTCCCGTTGTGCACCTTTTCGCTTCACATATTTGCCGCGGGAGGAACACGACAAATACTTGCGGTATATTGCTGAAAAAGAAGGCGTAAAGCTCCTCAATGAGGGGTTAGACGCCATATACGAGGTTTGCGGTGGAGACTTGCGAAGGGCGATAAACACTTTGCAAGCTGCAGCCTCGCTTGGCAAGCCAATAGACGCAAAGGTTGTTTATTCGATTGCCGGGAAAGCCAACCCTGCGGATGTGCAGAAAATGATTGAAACAGCCATGAAAGGCAACTTTATAGAAGCGCGGAGGCAACTCCGTGAAATGATTCAAAAGTATGGCGTGGCTGGGAGCGACATAATCCGCCAAATTCACACAGAAATTTTTAGAGCAGACATTCCGGAACCATGGAAAATAAAGCTAGCTGATATCATAGGCGAAATAGACTATCGGCTCGTCGAAGGTGCAGACGAAGAAGTCCAACTAAGCGCATTGCTGGCTAAACTTGTGGAGGCAGCCTACGAAATAAAGGGTTCCGCCAGAAAGGTGTAAAAAGTGTATCAGCCTTGGACGGTTAAGTACAAGCCAAAAACATTAAAGGAAATAGTTGGCAACAGGGAAGCTATCCAAAAGTTTGCTGAATGGGTAAAATCATGGGATAAAGGCATCCCGCAGAAAAGAGCAGCTTTTATTTATGGGCCTACTGGTGTAGGAAAAACAGTCACTGTGGAGGCCTTAGCCAACGACTTTAAAATGGAGTTAGTGGAGAAAAACGCCAGCGACTATAGAACAGAAGAAGCTGTAAAACGTTTTGCTGGAATGGCCTCCCAATATGGTTCATTATTTGGCGCAAAGCGGATCATACTCTTCGACGAGCTTGACGGCTTGACCGGAACAGCGGACAAGGGTGGAGTTAAAGCCATAACTGACATAATAAAAATCGCCCAATGTCCCATAGTGCTTATTGCTAATAACGCCTTCGACCCACGTTTTACGGTTCTCCGCAACTACTGCCTCCTAATAGAGTTCAAGAAACCCTCAGTCACCGATGTCCTCAGACATTTGAAGGGCATATGCCTAAAAGAAGGCATAGATGCTGAAGAAAACGCATTAAAGTTTATCGCTCAACGCTCGGAAGGTGATATCCGTTCAGCTGTAACGGATCTTCAAGCACTGGCTCAAGGCAGGAAACGCTTAACTTATGACGATGTTTCATGGCTGGGCTTCAGAGACAGACAAGAAACAATATTCACGGTTTTGCGGATGATCCTATACGGAAAAACGTGTGATGGGGCCAAACGCACCGTCAATATGGCGGATGTGGATATTGACATGCTTTTTGAATGGATATATGAAAATGTTCCAGCGCACCTGACGGACCCACACGACTTGGCAAGGGCTATGGATGCACTTTCAATGGCCGACGTTTATCGTGGAAGAATACGAAGAACCCAAGATTGGAGCTTCGTGCGCTATGTAATTGACTTTATGACGGCTGGCGTGGCCATGGCGCGGGTTAATACGAAAACCTCCGGTTGGACACCTTTCCATTTTCCAGAGCGTATACAAGCCCTGTCAAGATCAAAAGAGGAACGTGCCATGCAATTGGAAATAGGGCAAAAAATAAAACGCAGATGCCACATATCCGCCACGAGGGCTTCAAAAGAAGTGCTTCCATATCTACGGATAATATTTAAGAACAATGCGGAAATGGCAGCCGGCATCGCTAAATGGCTTGACCTAACTCCGGAAATGATTGAATATATCGTAGAAAGCAAAGAAAAAGCTGAGGCAATAAACAAACTTTTGAGCTGATTTCCTTTACCTAGCGGATTTTGCTTCCCTCAGATATGTCTTTTTCGGGCTGCAATGCCACCACGTTACCTTTGTTATCTTCAGCCGCTAAAATCATACACTGGGATTCCACACCCATGATTTTTCTACGATGCAAGTTTAATATGAAGGCGTATTTTTTGCCAACAAGGTCTTCAGGTTTGTACCATTGCAAAAGCCCAGCAACAGCTTGACGTTTTTCCACTCCAAAATCTACAATCATTCTTATGAGGTTTCGCGAACCTGGAATTTGATTCGCTTCCAAAACTTTTCCAATTCGCATGTCAAGTTTTTGAAATTCCTCAAACGTTATCTCCACCATATGCATCACGCCAAATTCGTGTGCATACACTGCTTTTAAGGTTTATGCGCGGTCTTTCTCTTCTTTATTTTTTCCACAGTTTTTATCACACCTTCCCAGCCTTCAACGGCCTTCGAGTGGATTATTTCGAAAGCCTCCTTTGAAGTTAAACCCGGTGGTTCCTCACCAGTGGCCTTTCTAATGAGGTATGCCGCAGCGTTTAAAACCTCCCCGTTCAAACGTGAATCAATAAAATCCGCTAGGTGGCAAATTAAAGCCTCAACAGTATGTGGCCTAATCGGGCCGTATTCTCCATGGTGCGCTGAAACCACGTGTATAAGTTCCAGCGGAAAACCTCTTCGAACAAGTTCCGCTATAACGATTGACAAGTGATCCATGTACTCTGCCAAGCCAGTAGTACTGTAACTGCCATTCTGGTTGACCGTATAGGTTACGGGCTTAAATATGTCATGAAGCAAAACCCCAGCTACAACGAGGTCTCGGTTCACTTTTCCATGATAAACCTTTTCAACAGAATTGCATAGCGCCAAAGCCAGGTTAGTTGTGGAGACCACATGCTCAATGAAGCCACCTGGATAACAGTGGTGATGTGACAAACCAGCTGGCGAAACATCCAGCGATAAACCGCTATAGACTTTCCCGTCGACCTCAAAAACAGGATTTTCAAGAAGTTTAACCACTTTCTCTTTAAGGTTTTTGTCGCGGATTTTATCTGCTAAAGCCCTAATTTTAGGATGAAGCAAACTTCATCCACTCACTGTTGACTTGAAGAGTATCCTTTGTTATTACCCATTATTAAGAGTATTAGATTTTGCAACTCTATCTCTTTCAATGGTTGCAACATCATGTGCTAGACGTATTGGTTCTGGAACACCGCCGCGGCGTGTGCAATATTTAACAATTTTTATGGCTGTTTTCAGCGAAACCATGTGTCCAACGCTCACGTAAAAAATTTTTCCAGTGGCTGTTTTTACAGCTGCGCCTATGATTTCATTTCCTTCCCTTAAGTAGGCGTAGTCTCTGTTTTTAAACGGTTCAATCTCGCCTATAAGTCTACTTTTTGCAACACCTATCGTAGGTTTGCCCAAAACAACTCCTAAGTGGCTTGCGAAACCACAACGGTAAGGATGCGCAACTCCCTGTCCGTCCACAAGCAAAACGTCTGGCTGTGTTTTCAACTTCTTAATACACCTGAATGTCGATGGCAACTCTCTGAATGAGAGCAACGTTGGAATGTATGGCAAATCGATTTTACGGGTGGCTGTTTCAACCTCAACAACGTTTAAATTGTCGAAGTCGAGGACTATAACGGCGCTTATAGCCAAATTCTCGGCATAAGCCGTGTCAACACCGCCTATAAAGCTGATCTTTTCTGGAAGCTTATCCTCTAAAACAATAAATTTTGAAAGTTGAAGCTGTGCATTGTGTGCTTTTTCGATGGAAAAATTATGTTTTAAACTGGCAGGGTTCATTTTTCACTTTCCCAGACTTTCAAAACGCCTTTCGAGTTTTTCCAATCGTTTCATATGTTTCTCAAGCGATTGTCTACGCATTTCGTGGGTTACGTCCCCCCTTGTAGTCTCAATTATTTTTCTTGCGATGTCACATTTTCTTCTAAGTCCAGGCACTAGCATGTAGGCTTCATCCATCGCCATAAGTTGAATATAAATTTCATCCATGATTCGCAAACATTCTTCGCTCTTTTTAGTGTCACCTTCTCTTAGGGCGTCTAATGCTAGGCGTCTATATTCGCCGATAACGTCTGCGAGACCTAGAACATAGTCTATCGACGGCACATTGATTTCTGCTGGTGTGACGAAACGTGCATCTTCAATTAGAGTGAGAAAAATGTTGGCTTCAGCATACTCTTGAAGGGCAACATCATATAAACCGCTGTGAATTATGTCTGAATGCTCTTTCGCCATACTGTTAAGCCTTAAAATAATCTCCTTGGCTTTTCCGAGAAGCCTCCTTGCCTCCTTAAGCCTTTTCTGGTGAATGAAAAGTATCGCTTGTTTAGAAATGCTTGTGATCTTCCGCATGTCAGCTTGAACTCTTTCTCGAACTTTCTCTTTCTCTTTAAGTTCTCTTCTAATTTGCCTCAAAACGGTTTTCAGAGTGGCCATTTTCATCGCTCTTACTTAAAATAATAGTCAGTGCTATTTTATTGTTGCCAAAAGAGTGAGAATATGGG
This genomic window contains:
- a CDS encoding replication factor C large subunit translates to MYQPWTVKYKPKTLKEIVGNREAIQKFAEWVKSWDKGIPQKRAAFIYGPTGVGKTVTVEALANDFKMELVEKNASDYRTEEAVKRFAGMASQYGSLFGAKRIILFDELDGLTGTADKGGVKAITDIIKIAQCPIVLIANNAFDPRFTVLRNYCLLIEFKKPSVTDVLRHLKGICLKEGIDAEENALKFIAQRSEGDIRSAVTDLQALAQGRKRLTYDDVSWLGFRDRQETIFTVLRMILYGKTCDGAKRTVNMADVDIDMLFEWIYENVPAHLTDPHDLARAMDALSMADVYRGRIRRTQDWSFVRYVIDFMTAGVAMARVNTKTSGWTPFHFPERIQALSRSKEERAMQLEIGQKIKRRCHISATRASKEVLPYLRIIFKNNAEMAAGIAKWLDLTPEMIEYIVESKEKAEAINKLLS
- a CDS encoding replication factor C small subunit, yielding MWAEKYRPKTLDDMVNQKEIVERLKSFVKSRNVPHCIFAGPPGTGKTTAALCLARDLYGEGYREHIMELNASDERGIDVVRETVKTFARVRSIGEVPFKIMILDEADNMTADAQQALRRTMERYTETCRFILCANYSGKIIEPIQSRCAPFRFTYLPREEHDKYLRYIAEKEGVKLLNEGLDAIYEVCGGDLRRAINTLQAAASLGKPIDAKVVYSIAGKANPADVQKMIETAMKGNFIEARRQLREMIQKYGVAGSDIIRQIHTEIFRADIPEPWKIKLADIIGEIDYRLVEGADEEVQLSALLAKLVEAAYEIKGSARKV
- a CDS encoding HDIG domain-containing protein, which translates into the protein MLHPKIRALADKIRDKNLKEKVVKLLENPVFEVDGKVYSGLSLDVSPAGLSHHHCYPGGFIEHVVSTTNLALALCNSVEKVYHGKVNRDLVVAGVLLHDIFKPVTYTVNQNGSYSTTGLAEYMDHLSIVIAELVRRGFPLELIHVVSAHHGEYGPIRPHTVEALICHLADFIDSRLNGEVLNAAAYLIRKATGEEPPGLTSKEAFEIIHSKAVEGWEGVIKTVEKIKKRKTAHKP
- a CDS encoding phosphate uptake regulator PhoU gives rise to the protein MKKYSGHRRVQRTGRDSYIISLPKNWVREVGLDKGSEVAFKVLDDASLILIPSKLEEKKLEETKLKEYQVIVEPNDDIPSLYRKIKALYVSGAELIRIRLKSKNNILKFKTAINNLVRDTLLGSEIIDETPTEFVIQILIKHPEFPVEKAIRRMAVIALSAHMDALSMLKDMDESLIQNVISAYNDVNRLNLYVVRQLKFGVERNLFRELGFKTPKEFLADRIVVNDVKGVAENARNILNNIVALKKMVENQTLFLKELIDEEIYLQILNFNSLASRLFEEALSATFKWDYKQADNIISKTESLVTLENDIITLISSKKLDPNISAIFRLTFDNCRRIIEYARNIAEVTLNKSVEEISSKKSP
- a CDS encoding endonuclease V, translated to MNPASLKHNFSIEKAHNAQLQLSKFIVLEDKLPEKISFIGGVDTAYAENLAISAVIVLDFDNLNVVEVETATRKIDLPYIPTLLSFRELPSTFRCIKKLKTQPDVLLVDGQGVAHPYRCGFASHLGVVLGKPTIGVAKSRLIGEIEPFKNRDYAYLREGNEIIGAAVKTATGKIFYVSVGHMVSLKTAIKIVKYCTRRGGVPEPIRLAHDVATIERDRVAKSNTLNNG
- the metG gene encoding methionine--tRNA ligase subunit beta, which codes for MVEITFEEFQKLDMRIGKVLEANQIPGSRNLIRMIVDFGVEKRQAVAGLLQWYKPEDLVGKKYAFILNLHRRKIMGVESQCMILAAEDNKGNVVALQPEKDISEGSKIR